In Mucilaginibacter auburnensis, the genomic stretch GCTTTCACAATTTTTCACCAAAACGATGGTAAGGTAGCCTTCCCTTACAAAAAAGCCGGATTAACCGAAAGGCAGGCCGCTGCACATTTGCTAAGCAGGTTTACCTATGGCGCCACGCCAGGCCAGATAGATGAGGTAGTAAAAACCGGAATAGAGAAATGGTTCATGCAGCAGTTGGATGGCAGCTTGCCTGATGATTCGCTTAACGGTTTGCTAAATAAATATGATGCTTTAAAACTTTCTAATAAAGATATCGTAGCCCAATATCCAAAAAATGCTGTTTTGTTACGCATGGCAGTGAAAGACGGCGTTTTGAACAAAGACTCGGTAAAAACTGATCGTAAAGAATACAGGGATGCCTTAGATAACTATCGTAAGCTACATGGCTTATCAACTGAACAGGAGCTGCTAAGGCAGCTTTTTAGTCAAAAAGTGCTGTGTGCGGCTTACAGTAAAAATCAGTTGCATGAAGTATTAACTGATTTTTGGTTCAATCACTTTAATGTTTCGCTAACAAAAAATCAAAGTGCACAATTCATAGTCAGTTATGAGCGTGATGCCATTCGGCCCAATGTAACAGGTAATTTTTCTGACTTGCTTTTAGCTACAGCTAAATCTCCGGCTATGCTGTATTACCTGGATAATTTTAGCAGTGTTGGCAGTAATGATCAGACTGATAAAAAACTGATGCGCAATGTTGCTATGCAAAAACCGGCAAAGCAAAATGCCGGACTTAACGAGAATTATGCTCGTGAAGTTATGGAGTTACATACCCTTGGCGTAGATGGCGGCTATACCCAGCAAGATGTTACAGAGGCTGCAAGAATTTTAACCGGATGGACCGTTTATCCCATGGGAGCTTATGGTAATGGCGGCGCAGTTGAAAAATTGGTGGAACGTATCGGCGAAGATAAACTGCCGCAACGAGGTTTTGTACACGAAGGCGATTTCTTGTTTACGCCTAACAGGCATGATAATGGTGAGAAAACTGTTTTAGGAAAACATTTTCCGGCTAATGGCGGCTACAACGATGGTTTAAAGCTGTTGCAGATGCTGGCTCACCATCCGTCAACTGCAAAATTTATTACAAAAAAACTGGCTGTGAGGTTTGTAAGCGATAATCCTCCCCCAAGTTTATTGGCCAAAATGGAAAAAACGTTTAATCGGAGCAATGGCAATATACGGGAGGTATTGATCACGATGGTTTCTGCTCCAGAGTTTTGGAGCAGTGCTTCGCTCAGGGAAAAAACAAAATCGCCGTTTGAGTTGGCTATCAGTTCGGTTAGGGCATTGAATGCAGAAATAGATCAACCTTATCAATTATATAATTGGGCCAACAAAATGGGACAGCGCATTTACGCTTATCAGGCACCAACGGGTTTCCCAGATAAAGCGCAATATTGGATAAATAGTAGCGCTTTACTTACCCGGATGAATTTTGGTTTGGCTTTGGCTTCCGGTCGTATTCCGGGTTTAAAAATTGATCTGGCAGCATTAAATTATAATCGGGAGCCCGAAAGTGCGGAAGCTGCATTATCTGTTTACAGCAAAATAATTATGCCGGAGCGCGACCTGAGTGCTACTATTAAACAGTTAACACCCATGTTAAGTCAAACTGATCTGGCACAAAAGGTGGCGGCAGCAGCGGCTAAAGCAACGCCGGCAGACAGCGTAAATAATTCAATGATACCTGGTGATGATAATAGTAAAAAGCATAAAACAGGCCAGGTAAGTACGCTGAAAAACAACCCCATGCTGGCACAGGTTGTTGGGATTATTATTGGTTCACCTGAGTTTCAAAGGAGGTAACAAAATGGTATCAAGAAGAGGTTTTATTAAATCAGGAGGTCTTGCTTTGTTAGGCGTGGGCCTGATGGGGGGTATACCCGGCTTTCTGGCAGAAGCGGTGGCGAGCGAAAAATCGCGTCAGCTATATTCAAAAAGAAAGGTGATGGTATGCATATTTCAGCGCGGCGCAATGGATGGGCTGATGGCAGTTACACCTTTTACTGATAATTATCTGAAAGAAGCTCGGCCAACTTTATTTATGTCGGCAGCTAAAGGAGGAAACGTTGATCCGCTTATTGATCTTGACGGGCATTTTGGTTTGCACCCATCAATGGCACCTTTTGCCCAATTGTATAAACAAAAGCAGTTAGCAATAGTACATGGCATCGGTTCGCCAAATAATACACGTTCACACTTTGATGCGCAGGATTATATTGAGTCGGGAACACCATTTAACAAGGGTACATCAAGCGGTTGGCTCAATAGGGCGGTAGGTTTGCTCGGGCATGATTCGACACCGTTTCAGGCAGTAAGCCTAACATCCTCCCTGCCGCGTTCATTTTACGGCGATAATCCGGCTCTGGCAGTAAGTAATTTGCAGGACTTTGCCATACAGATGCGTGGTAATCCCGGTGGTGCAAACACAGCAGCTAAAAGCTTTGAGGATCTGTATCAGCAAACAACATCATCATTGCTCAAAAATACCGGCAAGGAAAGTTTTGATGCTATAAAGATGTTGCAGAAAACAGATATTAAAAACTACAAACCCGCAAATAATGTAATTTACCCTAATACCGCGTTGGGTAATTCGTTAAAGCAAATAGCCCAGCTCATTAAAATGGATGTTGGCTTGGAGGTAGCTTTTACAGAATCGAACGGTTGGGATACCCACTTTAACCAGGGAACTGATAAAGGCCTGTTCGCACGCAATGTTGCAGACCTGAGCGCGTGTATCGCTGCATTTTGGAATGATATGGAGCTGTATCAGGATGATGTTACGGTAATGACCATGACAGAGTTTGGCCGAACAGTTAAGCAAAACGGTACCGGCGGTACAGATCATGGCCGCGCATCATGCAATTTTATTTTAGGGAATGATGTAAATGGCGGCATGGTGCATGGCAATGTTAAGCCATTAGCTATAGAAAACCTGGAAGACGGCCGCGACCTGGCTGTTACCACAGATTTTAGAGCGGTATTTAGCGAAGTGGCAGATAAGCACCTTAAACTAAAAAACGACCGTATACTGTTCCCTGATTGGAAAGGGAATCAAATAGGTGTGATGCGCGGGTAGTTGTTAATCTAACCGCTGCCTTATTGCCTCATAAAGTATGATGCCTGTTGCTACAGAAACGTTTAATGACTCAATTTCGCCGTGCATGGGTATTTTAGCAAGATGGTCGGCTATGCGGATGATTTCATTGCGTACGCCGTCTTCTTCTGATCCCATCACTATAGCAGTAGGCACGGTGTAATCAGGTTTGTAAATATATTCTTTGGTTTTTTCGGTGCAGCAAACCAATTGCAGGCCCGATTCCTGTATAAACTTAACGGTTTGCATAAAATCATTATGGCGGCAAACTGGTATTTTATATAACGCTCCCGCAGAGGTTTTAATAGCGTCGGGGTTGATCTGTGCCGAGCCTTTTGCAGGTATCACTATGGCGTGTACGCCGCTGCACTCGGCTGTACGGGCAATAGCGCCCATGTTGCGCACATCGGTAATCGAATCTAAAATTAGTATAAGCGGAGTTTCGCCCTTTTCAAATATCTGCGGTATAATGTCTTCTATCCGCTGGTAAATAATAGGTGAAATAAACGCAACCGCGCCCTGGTGGTTTTTCTGAGTAAGGCGATTAAGCTTTTCAACAGGCACCATTTGAGCGGTGATGTTGTACTGGTCCAACAGTTCTTTTAATTCTGATATTAAACCGCCGCTAATACCACGTTGCAGATAAAGTGACTCAATTTCCTTGCCCGAACGTATGGCTTCTATCACCGCACGTATACCAAAAATCATTTGATTGCTTTCTCTGCTCTCCCTGTTGTTAAACATCATTTTTTATATAACTGTCTGAAATACAAAAGTAGCTATATTAATTGATTAAGCCTTTATTGAAGTAACTATACACACCAATTTGAACAATGGTTAACATGTTAAAAACGTTATCAACATCTAATTAAATTATTGATAATCAAAGCGAAATTTCACTATTCAACAAGTTGTTAACAATAGGTGTTAATTAAAATCGTTTGTAATGATACTAAAAACGAGGTTTTATTTTCCGTGTGTTAACCTAATGTTAGCATACTTATCCTATTTTTGATACATGATTTTTGAGAACGAAAATTCCAATTTTAAAGCCAGTGCCAACGACAGAAGGAGCAGGATATCCAACCCTTCGCCTTATGCCGGAATGGGTAAATTGCCCCCTCAGGCTACTGATTTAGAGGAGGCTGTATTAGGAGCTTTAATGTTGGAAAAAGACGCGTTATCGTCTGTTATTGATATTTTAAAACCCGAAGTTTTTTATCGCGATAATCACCAAAAAATATTTCAGGCCATACGTACCTTGTTTGAAAAAACATCGCCTGTTGATATTCTTACTGTAACCTCCCAACTACGCTCACAAGGCGAGTTGGAGATGATTGGGGGCGCTTATTACATTACGGAGTTAACCAATCGTGTAGCATCTGCTGCTAACATTGAGTATCACTCGCGTATCATTATTCAAAAGTATATACAGCGTGAGCTGATCAGGATCTCAACCGAGATCATCAATACAGCTTACGAAGATACTACCGATGTACTTGACCTGTTAGATAAAGCCGAGAAAAATCTATTTGACATTGCTCAGAATAACCTCCGCCGCGACTCGCGTAAAATGGATGATATTTTGAACGAGGCGTTAAAGGAAATTGAGGCGCTTAAAGATAAAAAGGACGGACTTACAGGTGTGGCATCGGGCTTTACTGAACTGGATAGAATGACCTCAGGCTGGCAAAAGTCTGACCTGGTTATTATAGCTGCCCGCCCTGCAATGGGTAAAACAGCATTCGTATTGAGTTGTGCACGCAACGCCGCCGTTGATTTTGCCAAACCAGTGGTAGTTTTCTCGTTAGAGATGTCGTCTATCCAATTAGTTAATCGTTTGGTTTCGGGCGAGACAGAAATAGAACAGGAAAAGATCAGAAAAGGCACTTTGGAAGAGTGGGAGTGGCAGCAGATCCACTCAAAAGTTGGCAGATTAGAGCAAGCGCCTATAATTATTGATGATACCCCGGCTTTGAATATTTTTGAGTTCAGGGCTAAATGCCGCCGTTTAAAATCACAGCATGATATCCAACTCATCATCATTGACTACTTACAGCTGATGCATGGTAAGAGTGATGGCAAGGGCGGTAACCGCGAGCAGGAGATAGGTAGTATTTCCCGCGCGCTTAAATCGGTAGCTAAGGAGTTAAACGTGCCGGTAATTGCACTTTCGCAGTTGAGCCGTGCGGTTGAGAATCGTCCTGGTGGCTCTAAGCGTCCAATGTTATCAGATTTACGTGAGTCGGGCTCAATTGAGCAGGATGCGGATATGGTATTGTTCCTTTACCGCCCTGAGTACTACGGACTGGAAGTAGATGAAGATAATAACCCAACGCAAGGCGTTGGTGAGGTAATAATAGCAAAGCACCGTAACGGCGAAACAGGCCGGGTACGCCTGAAGTTTGTGGGTAAATATGTTAAGTTTCAGGATCTGGATCAAAGTATGGATAGCTTTGAGCAGAATAATCCGTTTGCAGGCTTGAATCCATCTGATAGCTTTGAAAAGCCTAATAATTTTATCATTCGCCCATCTCGTATGGATGATCTGGAAGATGAACCACCTTTTTAATTATTGAAATAAACGTTAAACAACAAAGCCACCCATGAGGTGGCTTTGTTGTTTAACGAAAGCTATAATAAGTTAGTCCTCATTAACAAATGAACGCAGCATCCAGGTGTTTTTTTCTTTAAACTGCATAAACTTGTTCACCATGTCATTGGTGCCGTCATCGCCTGCCTTTTCGGTAATTTCCATTATATCACGTTCCAGCTCAATTAGCTTGGCCATATCTTCAATAATAGCTTTCACCATATCGGTATCTTTCATGCCGATGGTATTAACTTCTTTAATTTGAGATATCTCAATGTATTCTGCAAAAGTACTCACAGGAGGTTTCCCAAGCGTCAACACGCGCTCCGCCAGTTCATCAATAGTTAACTGAGCTTGTGTATATAGTTCTTCAAACTTAATGTGCAGCGTAAAAAAGTTGTTCCCTTTTACGTTCCAGTGGCAACCTCTTAATTTTTGGTAGTGAATATGATAATTTGCCAACAGATCATTTAAATGATCAACAACGGGTTTTACTGCTTTTTCGGTAAGGCTGATTTCTTTAGCGTCCATAATGTTTTCAATTGTTGTGATGTGAACAGGCTTTACGCATGTTTTGTTTAATAAAACTATTATTCTTTTTAGTAATAAGAGCATATTTGTATTTATATGACGCAGCTTTTACCATCCATCAGTAAAGCATTTAATGGCCAGATATGGCGAATAGAAATAGATGAATCTACAGGTATAATTTATCTCGAGTTGCGCAAAACCGAAGATAAGTCGGTATCATTTTCTTCCCTTGATCTTAACACCGGAGATACGTTGTTTGAGAATATCAGTACTCCGGAGCGTTGGCTTGTGGGTATTGAAGCTGCCTATGATGGCGTGTTATTATTGCATGGGTATCAGTCGCAAAACTCTCCTGTTCATAAAGGAATTATTGCAATTGCTAAGGATGGTTCAGAATTATGGAGTAATTACGCTATTGCTTTTGATCATTTAAGTTTAGATGGCCCTGTAACTTACGCTCCGCAGTTCCAGCCCCGAAAACTTTATTTAACTGATGTTAACACAGGTGCTAACCTGCGATTATATGATGCTGCAAAAGACAAGCAATACCTCAATAACATCATATTCCCGGAGCAGAAAACAGTAGGCAGTTTAAACTTTAAGCTACCGGTTGCGTCATATAATCACGTTTTGGATTATGTTGCCTTCAATAAATACATAATTGTATCTTTGCACACGCTTTTGGATGGGATGTTTAACCAGCATTTGTATGTGTGGAAGGAAGACGAATTAGTGTACGAAGATTTGTTAAATAACAACATACAAAAAATGCAGCCCGAGGCGTTTATTTTGTTTAATAACCGGGTGATCTATTTAAAAAACAAGACTGA encodes the following:
- a CDS encoding DUF1800 domain-containing protein gives rise to the protein MYSVLIFLIGIFTLASAFTIFHQNDGKVAFPYKKAGLTERQAAAHLLSRFTYGATPGQIDEVVKTGIEKWFMQQLDGSLPDDSLNGLLNKYDALKLSNKDIVAQYPKNAVLLRMAVKDGVLNKDSVKTDRKEYRDALDNYRKLHGLSTEQELLRQLFSQKVLCAAYSKNQLHEVLTDFWFNHFNVSLTKNQSAQFIVSYERDAIRPNVTGNFSDLLLATAKSPAMLYYLDNFSSVGSNDQTDKKLMRNVAMQKPAKQNAGLNENYAREVMELHTLGVDGGYTQQDVTEAARILTGWTVYPMGAYGNGGAVEKLVERIGEDKLPQRGFVHEGDFLFTPNRHDNGEKTVLGKHFPANGGYNDGLKLLQMLAHHPSTAKFITKKLAVRFVSDNPPPSLLAKMEKTFNRSNGNIREVLITMVSAPEFWSSASLREKTKSPFELAISSVRALNAEIDQPYQLYNWANKMGQRIYAYQAPTGFPDKAQYWINSSALLTRMNFGLALASGRIPGLKIDLAALNYNREPESAEAALSVYSKIIMPERDLSATIKQLTPMLSQTDLAQKVAAAAAKATPADSVNNSMIPGDDNSKKHKTGQVSTLKNNPMLAQVVGIIIGSPEFQRR
- a CDS encoding DUF1501 domain-containing protein; the encoded protein is MVSRRGFIKSGGLALLGVGLMGGIPGFLAEAVASEKSRQLYSKRKVMVCIFQRGAMDGLMAVTPFTDNYLKEARPTLFMSAAKGGNVDPLIDLDGHFGLHPSMAPFAQLYKQKQLAIVHGIGSPNNTRSHFDAQDYIESGTPFNKGTSSGWLNRAVGLLGHDSTPFQAVSLTSSLPRSFYGDNPALAVSNLQDFAIQMRGNPGGANTAAKSFEDLYQQTTSSLLKNTGKESFDAIKMLQKTDIKNYKPANNVIYPNTALGNSLKQIAQLIKMDVGLEVAFTESNGWDTHFNQGTDKGLFARNVADLSACIAAFWNDMELYQDDVTVMTMTEFGRTVKQNGTGGTDHGRASCNFILGNDVNGGMVHGNVKPLAIENLEDGRDLAVTTDFRAVFSEVADKHLKLKNDRILFPDWKGNQIGVMRG
- the rlmB gene encoding 23S rRNA (guanosine(2251)-2'-O)-methyltransferase RlmB, which encodes MFNNRESRESNQMIFGIRAVIEAIRSGKEIESLYLQRGISGGLISELKELLDQYNITAQMVPVEKLNRLTQKNHQGAVAFISPIIYQRIEDIIPQIFEKGETPLILILDSITDVRNMGAIARTAECSGVHAIVIPAKGSAQINPDAIKTSAGALYKIPVCRHNDFMQTVKFIQESGLQLVCCTEKTKEYIYKPDYTVPTAIVMGSEEDGVRNEIIRIADHLAKIPMHGEIESLNVSVATGIILYEAIRQRLD
- the dnaB gene encoding replicative DNA helicase, whose translation is MIFENENSNFKASANDRRSRISNPSPYAGMGKLPPQATDLEEAVLGALMLEKDALSSVIDILKPEVFYRDNHQKIFQAIRTLFEKTSPVDILTVTSQLRSQGELEMIGGAYYITELTNRVASAANIEYHSRIIIQKYIQRELIRISTEIINTAYEDTTDVLDLLDKAEKNLFDIAQNNLRRDSRKMDDILNEALKEIEALKDKKDGLTGVASGFTELDRMTSGWQKSDLVIIAARPAMGKTAFVLSCARNAAVDFAKPVVVFSLEMSSIQLVNRLVSGETEIEQEKIRKGTLEEWEWQQIHSKVGRLEQAPIIIDDTPALNIFEFRAKCRRLKSQHDIQLIIIDYLQLMHGKSDGKGGNREQEIGSISRALKSVAKELNVPVIALSQLSRAVENRPGGSKRPMLSDLRESGSIEQDADMVLFLYRPEYYGLEVDEDNNPTQGVGEVIIAKHRNGETGRVRLKFVGKYVKFQDLDQSMDSFEQNNPFAGLNPSDSFEKPNNFIIRPSRMDDLEDEPPF
- a CDS encoding Dps family protein, whose amino-acid sequence is MDAKEISLTEKAVKPVVDHLNDLLANYHIHYQKLRGCHWNVKGNNFFTLHIKFEELYTQAQLTIDELAERVLTLGKPPVSTFAEYIEISQIKEVNTIGMKDTDMVKAIIEDMAKLIELERDIMEITEKAGDDGTNDMVNKFMQFKEKNTWMLRSFVNED
- a CDS encoding DUF4905 domain-containing protein; this translates as MTQLLPSISKAFNGQIWRIEIDESTGIIYLELRKTEDKSVSFSSLDLNTGDTLFENISTPERWLVGIEAAYDGVLLLHGYQSQNSPVHKGIIAIAKDGSELWSNYAIAFDHLSLDGPVTYAPQFQPRKLYLTDVNTGANLRLYDAAKDKQYLNNIIFPEQKTVGSLNFKLPVASYNHVLDYVAFNKYIIVSLHTLLDGMFNQHLYVWKEDELVYEDLLNNNIQKMQPEAFILFNNRVIYLKNKTELKVLYL